One window of Hylemonella gracilis genomic DNA carries:
- a CDS encoding DMT family transporter — protein sequence MQAALSHKGDRATGLIYATVGAVAFSGKAIIVKLAYRHGVDAVTLLMYRMLFALPIFLGMAWWSGRGQAPLTRRDWLGILGLGLTGYYLASFLDFAGLAYITASLERLILYLNPTLVMLLGWLLYRKEVSVRQMLAMAISYAGVLLVFGHEVSLQGSHVLLGVLLVFGSAISYAVYLVYSGQMVQRLGTLRLVGWATSAACVFCIAQFLLLRPVSAMQVAPPVLWLSLLNATACTAVPVLLVMMGIKRIGPAAAAQAGMVGPLSTILMGALLLDESLTLWVLAGTALVLTGIFLFSRK from the coding sequence ATGCAGGCGGCTCTCTCTCACAAAGGAGACCGGGCCACCGGTCTGATCTATGCCACCGTGGGCGCGGTGGCCTTCAGCGGCAAGGCGATCATCGTCAAGCTGGCCTATCGGCACGGCGTGGACGCGGTCACGCTGCTGATGTACCGCATGCTGTTTGCCTTGCCCATTTTCCTGGGCATGGCCTGGTGGAGCGGGCGGGGCCAGGCCCCGCTGACCCGCAGGGACTGGTTGGGCATCCTGGGCCTGGGGCTCACGGGCTACTACCTCGCGAGCTTTCTCGACTTCGCCGGCCTGGCCTACATCACCGCCTCGCTGGAGCGGCTGATCCTCTACCTCAACCCCACCCTGGTCATGCTGCTGGGCTGGCTGCTCTACCGCAAGGAAGTGTCGGTGCGGCAGATGCTGGCCATGGCCATCAGCTACGCGGGCGTGCTCCTGGTCTTTGGCCACGAAGTCAGCCTGCAGGGCAGCCATGTGCTGCTGGGCGTGCTGTTGGTCTTCGGCAGCGCGATCAGCTACGCGGTCTACCTGGTCTACAGCGGCCAGATGGTGCAGCGCCTGGGCACCCTGCGCCTGGTTGGATGGGCGACCTCGGCGGCGTGCGTGTTCTGCATCGCGCAGTTCCTGCTGCTGCGGCCGGTCTCGGCCATGCAGGTGGCGCCGCCGGTGCTCTGGCTTTCGCTGCTCAACGCCACGGCCTGCACGGCTGTGCCTGTGCTGCTGGTGATGATGGGCATCAAGCGCATCGGCCCGGCCGCGGCGGCTCAGGCTGGCATGGTCGGGCCGCTGTCCACCATCCTGATGGGCGCGCTGCTGCTCGACGAGTCCCTGACTCTGTGGGTGCTGGCGGGCACGGCGCTGGTATTGACAGGCATCTTTCTCTTCAGCAGGAAATAA
- a CDS encoding tripartite tricarboxylate transporter TctB family protein produces the protein MCVKVIKSEKDFFSGLMFVIVGGAFAIGATEYTVGTGARMGPGYFPLLLGILLTILGVFVMLKGLRKSQDGAGDKLGSVAWKPLTYIISSNVLFGVMLGGLPSIGLPSFGLIVAIFALTVVASMAGEQFSLKGALILSTILAIASYVAFVKLLNLQFQVWPAFITG, from the coding sequence ATGTGCGTGAAAGTGATCAAGAGCGAGAAGGATTTCTTCTCGGGCCTGATGTTCGTCATCGTGGGCGGCGCCTTTGCCATAGGCGCGACTGAATACACCGTCGGAACAGGTGCTCGCATGGGGCCGGGGTACTTCCCGCTCTTGCTGGGCATCCTGCTGACGATTCTGGGCGTGTTTGTCATGCTCAAGGGATTGCGCAAATCCCAGGATGGCGCGGGCGACAAGTTGGGCTCGGTGGCCTGGAAACCGCTGACCTACATCATCAGCTCCAACGTGTTGTTCGGTGTGATGCTGGGCGGGCTGCCGAGCATCGGCCTGCCGTCTTTTGGTTTGATCGTCGCTATCTTCGCGCTGACTGTCGTCGCCAGCATGGCAGGCGAGCAGTTTTCACTCAAGGGTGCGCTGATTTTGTCCACGATCCTGGCCATTGCCAGTTACGTGGCGTTCGTGAAGCTGCTGAATCTGCAGTTCCAGGTCTGGCCCGCATTCATCACCGGTTAA
- a CDS encoding gamma-glutamyltransferase family protein encodes MSFSYSNPYPSTRLPVFARNIVSTSHPLAAQAGLRILQQGGNAVDAAIAAAAAMTIVEPVSNGLGSDAFAILWDGQQLHGLNASGRAPQTWTPDYFRRKYGADAQNPPKRGMDSVTVPGAVAGWVALSERFGKLPFADLMAPAIDIAERGYLMPVVVQQKWAAATPELQGLPGFAANFLPWGRAPEVGELFKFTAAARGLRAIAETKGAAFYGGAIAEAIAKFSAQNGGSHAVSDFANYKPEWVKPISQDYRGHTLHEIPPNGQGITALIALGILSHFDLKSLPVDSTASQHLQIEAMKLAFADVYRYVAEPGKMEVTAAQLLDPAYLAQRARLIDMKKAQDFGAGNPVKGGTIYLTTADESGMMVSFIQSNFMGFGSGCVEPTFGISLQNRGHGFTLDPKAANPANLVAPGQRPFHTIIPAFLAKDGQPVMSYGVMGANMQPQGHVQTLVRMLDYGQNPQTACDAPRWRYNAGLEINVEQQMPADTVTGLGALGHRMEVINDNYQDFGAGQFIWRMGDPGVEGYMAASDARRDGLAAGY; translated from the coding sequence ATGTCTTTCAGCTACAGCAATCCCTATCCCAGCACGCGCCTGCCCGTGTTCGCGCGCAACATCGTGTCTACCTCGCACCCGCTGGCGGCCCAGGCTGGCCTGCGCATCCTGCAGCAGGGCGGCAACGCGGTGGACGCGGCCATCGCTGCAGCGGCGGCGATGACCATCGTGGAACCGGTCAGCAACGGCCTGGGCAGCGACGCCTTCGCCATCCTCTGGGACGGCCAGCAGCTGCACGGTCTCAACGCCTCGGGGCGTGCACCGCAGACCTGGACGCCGGACTATTTCCGCCGCAAGTACGGCGCCGATGCCCAGAACCCGCCCAAGCGCGGCATGGACAGCGTGACCGTGCCCGGCGCGGTGGCTGGCTGGGTGGCCCTGAGCGAGCGCTTCGGCAAGCTGCCTTTCGCCGATCTGATGGCGCCCGCCATCGACATTGCCGAGCGCGGTTACCTCATGCCCGTGGTGGTGCAGCAGAAATGGGCTGCCGCCACGCCCGAGCTGCAAGGCCTGCCCGGCTTCGCCGCCAATTTTTTGCCCTGGGGCCGCGCGCCCGAGGTGGGCGAGCTGTTCAAGTTCACGGCCGCGGCGCGTGGCCTGCGTGCCATCGCCGAAACGAAAGGCGCGGCCTTCTATGGCGGTGCAATTGCCGAGGCGATCGCGAAGTTCTCGGCGCAGAACGGTGGCAGCCACGCGGTGAGTGACTTCGCGAACTACAAGCCGGAATGGGTGAAACCGATCTCCCAGGATTACCGCGGTCACACCTTGCATGAGATCCCGCCCAATGGCCAGGGCATCACGGCCCTGATCGCCCTGGGCATCCTCTCGCATTTCGACCTCAAGAGCCTGCCGGTGGACAGCACCGCCTCGCAGCACCTGCAGATCGAGGCCATGAAGCTGGCCTTCGCCGATGTCTACCGCTACGTGGCCGAGCCGGGCAAGATGGAGGTCACGGCGGCGCAACTGCTGGACCCGGCCTATCTGGCCCAGCGCGCCAGGCTGATCGACATGAAGAAGGCTCAGGATTTCGGGGCCGGTAACCCGGTCAAGGGCGGCACCATCTACCTGACCACGGCAGACGAGAGCGGCATGATGGTCAGCTTCATCCAGAGCAATTTCATGGGCTTCGGCTCGGGCTGCGTGGAGCCGACCTTTGGCATCAGCCTGCAGAACCGGGGCCACGGCTTCACGCTGGACCCGAAGGCGGCGAACCCGGCCAACCTGGTCGCACCGGGCCAACGGCCTTTCCACACCATCATCCCGGCCTTCCTGGCCAAGGACGGCCAGCCCGTGATGAGCTACGGCGTGATGGGGGCCAATATGCAGCCGCAAGGCCATGTGCAGACCTTGGTGCGCATGCTGGACTACGGCCAGAACCCGCAGACCGCTTGCGACGCGCCGCGCTGGCGCTACAACGCGGGGTTGGAAATCAACGTCGAGCAGCAGATGCCCGCCGATACCGTGACTGGCCTGGGTGCCCTGGGTCACCGCATGGAAGTCATCAACGACAACTACCAGGATTTCGGTGCCGGCCAGTTCATCTGGCGCATGGGCGATCCCGGAGTCGAGGGCTACATGGCCGCCAGCGACGCGCGGCGCGACGGCCTGGCCGCGGGTTACTGA
- a CDS encoding MarR family winged helix-turn-helix transcriptional regulator: MNALREPHRLDELLNFRLHRLHMLSGAPVVRLLEGRHGITRREWRLLALLADRGPLSPSELADQGQLDRTRTSRSIGLLVSKALALRQTSPADPRRACISLTASGQSLYEDVFPQVADINRQLVSVLDEATLNALDRALQGLTDQARQLNLTVAADVKTQRRQGGSKRLLARSRQDALPAGEASIF, from the coding sequence GTGAATGCGCTGCGCGAACCCCATCGGCTCGACGAACTGCTGAACTTCCGTCTGCATCGCCTGCACATGCTGAGTGGCGCGCCCGTCGTGCGCCTGCTCGAAGGCCGCCATGGCATCACCCGTCGGGAATGGCGGCTGCTGGCCCTGCTGGCCGACCGTGGCCCGCTCTCGCCATCGGAACTGGCGGATCAGGGTCAACTGGACCGAACGCGGACTTCGCGCTCCATCGGCCTGCTGGTGAGCAAGGCCTTGGCACTGCGGCAGACCTCGCCCGCCGATCCCCGCCGCGCCTGCATCAGCCTCACGGCCTCGGGTCAGAGTTTGTATGAGGACGTATTCCCGCAGGTTGCCGACATCAACCGACAGCTGGTCTCGGTGCTGGACGAGGCCACCCTGAACGCGCTGGACCGCGCCTTGCAAGGCCTGACCGATCAGGCACGGCAACTGAACCTGACCGTCGCCGCCGACGTCAAGACCCAACGCAGGCAAGGCGGCTCCAAGCGCCTGCTGGCGCGTTCCCGGCAAGATGCCTTGCCCGCGGGAGAAGCTAGCATTTTTTGA
- a CDS encoding DMT family transporter translates to MSDTALSRPHRLTLSTLALLTLPQILWAGNAIVGRLVVDLVPPLMFNFLRWSLASLVLLPMAAWVLRPGSGLWTHRWRFAWLSLFSVGAYNALQYMALQTSSPINMTLVGSSMPIWMQLVGRIFFKEPVSRRQMGGSLLSIAGVVLVLSRGSLDTLRNFHLLPGDFYILMATICWAVYSWMLVRPQGEPQAIRGNWAAFLFAQTLYGSAWAGMFAAGEIALSDHAIVWGWPLGLALLYVVIGPAILAYRSWGAAVQRAGPTIASFFICFIPFFTALLSALLLGEMPQLYHGAAFLLLVGGVMVASKR, encoded by the coding sequence ATGTCCGACACAGCACTCTCACGCCCCCACCGCCTCACCCTGTCCACCCTCGCGCTGCTCACCCTGCCGCAGATCCTCTGGGCTGGCAATGCCATCGTCGGCCGCCTGGTCGTGGACTTGGTGCCGCCCCTGATGTTCAACTTCCTGCGCTGGTCACTGGCCAGCCTCGTCCTGTTGCCCATGGCGGCCTGGGTGCTGCGGCCCGGCAGTGGCCTGTGGACGCATCGCTGGCGCTTTGCCTGGCTCAGCCTCTTCAGCGTCGGTGCCTACAACGCCCTCCAGTACATGGCGCTGCAGACCTCCTCGCCCATCAACATGACCCTGGTGGGCAGCAGCATGCCCATCTGGATGCAACTGGTGGGTCGCATCTTCTTCAAGGAACCGGTGTCGCGCCGCCAGATGGGGGGATCGCTGCTGTCCATCGCCGGCGTGGTGCTCGTGCTCAGCCGCGGCAGCCTGGACACGCTGCGCAACTTCCACCTGCTGCCGGGGGATTTCTACATCCTCATGGCCACCATCTGCTGGGCCGTCTACAGCTGGATGCTGGTGCGGCCCCAGGGCGAGCCGCAGGCCATACGGGGCAACTGGGCGGCCTTCCTGTTCGCGCAGACCCTGTACGGCTCGGCCTGGGCAGGCATGTTCGCGGCGGGCGAAATCGCGCTCTCCGACCATGCCATCGTCTGGGGTTGGCCCCTGGGCCTGGCCTTGCTCTACGTGGTGATCGGCCCGGCCATCCTGGCCTACCGCTCTTGGGGCGCGGCCGTGCAGCGCGCTGGCCCCACCATCGCTAGCTTCTTCATCTGCTTCATCCCCTTCTTCACCGCTCTACTCTCGGCCCTGCTGCTGGGCGAAATGCCGCAGCTGTACCACGGCGCGGCCTTCCTGCTGCTGGTCGGCGGGGTCATGGTCGCCTCGAAGCGATGA
- a CDS encoding tripartite tricarboxylate transporter permease, whose amino-acid sequence MELFEHLSMGFGVAFTFQNLVYALIGCVLGTLIGVLPGVGPVATIAMLLPATYALPPVAALIMLAGIYYGAQYGGSTTAILVNLPGESSSVVTVIDGYQMARKGRAGPALAAAGLGSFFAGCVGTLVLAAFALPLTEVAFKFGPAEYFSLMVLGLIGAVVLASGSLLKAISMIVLGLLLGLVGTDVNSGVARYSFDIPELTDGINFIVIAMGVFGYGEIIQNLSHSEEKREVFTGKVKNIYPTLQDLKLMAPAVLRGTTLGACLGILPGGGALLASFAAYTLEKKTKLKPGEVPFGQGNIRGVAAPESANNAGAQTSFIPLLTLGIPPNPVMALMVGAMTIHNIQPGPQVMTSNPELFWGLIASMWLGNLMLIILNLPLIGMWIKLLAVPYKWLFPSIVLFCAIGVYSTNNNTFDIWLVALFGVIGYGFIKMGVEPAPLLLGYILGPMMEENLRRALLLSRGDWAVLVTRPISAGLLAAALLLLTIVLLPSVKSKREEAFVED is encoded by the coding sequence ATGGAATTGTTTGAACACCTGTCGATGGGTTTTGGCGTCGCCTTCACCTTTCAGAACCTCGTTTATGCCTTGATCGGTTGCGTTCTGGGCACCCTCATCGGCGTGCTGCCGGGCGTGGGCCCCGTGGCCACCATTGCCATGTTGCTGCCGGCCACCTACGCGTTGCCGCCGGTGGCCGCGCTCATCATGCTGGCGGGCATCTATTACGGCGCACAGTACGGAGGTTCGACCACGGCCATTCTGGTCAACCTGCCAGGTGAATCGTCCTCGGTCGTGACCGTCATCGACGGCTACCAGATGGCACGCAAGGGCCGAGCGGGTCCGGCGCTGGCGGCTGCCGGCCTGGGTTCCTTCTTCGCGGGCTGCGTGGGCACCTTGGTGCTGGCGGCCTTTGCCCTGCCCCTGACCGAAGTGGCCTTCAAGTTCGGCCCGGCGGAGTATTTCTCGCTGATGGTGCTGGGCCTGATCGGCGCGGTCGTGCTGGCTTCGGGCTCGTTGCTCAAGGCGATCTCCATGATCGTGCTGGGCCTGTTGCTGGGCCTGGTGGGTACGGACGTGAACTCCGGCGTGGCGCGCTACAGCTTCGACATTCCCGAGCTGACCGATGGCATCAACTTCATCGTGATCGCCATGGGGGTGTTCGGCTACGGCGAAATCATCCAGAACCTTTCGCACTCCGAGGAAAAGCGCGAGGTCTTCACCGGCAAGGTGAAAAACATCTATCCGACGCTCCAAGACCTCAAGCTGATGGCACCAGCGGTGCTGCGTGGTACCACGCTGGGCGCCTGCCTGGGCATCCTGCCGGGCGGCGGTGCGTTGCTGGCTTCCTTCGCGGCCTACACGCTGGAAAAGAAAACCAAGCTCAAGCCGGGTGAGGTGCCGTTCGGGCAGGGCAACATCCGCGGCGTGGCGGCCCCCGAGTCCGCCAACAATGCGGGTGCGCAGACTTCCTTCATTCCGCTGCTGACGCTGGGCATTCCGCCCAATCCGGTGATGGCCTTGATGGTGGGGGCCATGACCATCCACAACATCCAGCCCGGCCCGCAGGTGATGACCAGCAATCCCGAGCTGTTCTGGGGCTTGATCGCCTCCATGTGGCTCGGCAACCTGATGCTGATCATCCTGAACCTGCCCCTGATCGGCATGTGGATCAAGCTGCTGGCCGTGCCCTACAAGTGGTTGTTCCCGTCCATCGTGCTGTTCTGCGCGATCGGCGTGTATTCCACAAACAACAACACCTTTGACATCTGGCTGGTCGCCTTGTTCGGCGTCATTGGTTACGGCTTCATCAAGATGGGTGTGGAACCCGCGCCTTTGCTGCTGGGCTACATCCTGGGGCCGATGATGGAGGAAAATCTGCGGCGCGCGTTGCTGCTGTCGCGCGGGGACTGGGCGGTGCTTGTCACGCGACCCATTTCGGCGGGCCTGCTGGCGGCGGCACTTCTGCTGCTCACCATCGTGCTCTTGCCATCGGTCAAGTCCAAACGGGAAGAGGCTTTCGTCGAGGACTGA
- a CDS encoding SDR family oxidoreductase, whose product MDLGIKGKWALVGGASKGLGYGCAQALAKEGVNVVIVARGKDALLDAATRLKAECPGVDVVAVPVDITTPEGRAAIFAERKDYDIVVTNAGGPPPGDFRTWDREAWIKAVDANMLTPIELIKATIDGMAARGYGRIVNITSSAVKAPIDILGLSNGARSGLTGFVAGLARNPQIASKGVTLNNLLPGAFDTDRLRVTMVGASQKTGKPVEDIADARRQTIPAQRFGTPAEFGAICAFLCSMHAGYINGQNVLADGGAYPGTY is encoded by the coding sequence ATGGATTTGGGTATCAAGGGCAAATGGGCGCTGGTCGGTGGCGCGAGCAAGGGCCTGGGCTACGGCTGCGCGCAGGCGCTGGCGAAGGAGGGCGTGAATGTGGTGATCGTCGCGCGCGGCAAGGATGCACTGCTGGACGCCGCCACGCGACTGAAAGCCGAATGTCCCGGGGTTGACGTCGTCGCCGTGCCGGTGGACATCACCACGCCCGAGGGGCGCGCGGCCATCTTCGCCGAACGCAAGGACTACGACATCGTGGTCACCAACGCGGGCGGTCCGCCGCCCGGCGACTTCCGCACTTGGGATCGCGAAGCCTGGATCAAGGCCGTGGACGCGAACATGCTCACGCCCATCGAGCTGATCAAGGCCACCATTGATGGCATGGCCGCGCGTGGCTACGGGCGCATCGTCAACATCACCTCCAGCGCGGTGAAGGCACCGATCGACATCCTGGGACTGTCCAATGGCGCGCGCAGCGGCCTGACGGGTTTTGTCGCCGGACTGGCGCGCAACCCGCAGATCGCGAGCAAGGGCGTGACGCTCAACAACCTGTTGCCCGGTGCCTTCGACACCGATCGTCTCCGTGTCACCATGGTGGGGGCCTCGCAGAAGACGGGCAAGCCCGTCGAGGACATCGCGGACGCGCGTCGCCAGACCATTCCCGCGCAGCGCTTCGGCACGCCGGCGGAATTTGGCGCCATCTGTGCTTTCCTGTGCAGCATGCACGCGGGGTACATCAACGGGCAGAACGTGCTTGCCGACGGTGGTGCCTACCCGGGCACCTATTAA
- a CDS encoding quinone oxidoreductase family protein gives MSQSRSRAVHIDKNGGPEEMKVVEVTVGEPGPGEIRIRHHAVGLNFIDVYQRTGLYPFPMPLQLGMEGAGVVEAVGAGVTHLKAGDRAAYASNPPGAYCDVRVMPAKCVCKLPDSISFETGAAMMLKGLTAQYLLRKTLPVEGLQRGDFVLFHAAAGGVGQIASQWARELGLQLIGTAGSDAKCALAKANGAAHVINYNTEDFLARVKEITGGQGVKVVYDSVGKDTWDKSLDCLRPFGLMASFGNSSGAPAPFAPGMLGPKGSIYVTRQTLFTHIATRESTQAMADELFAVVASGKVKINIDQRYKLEDVQQAHRDLEARKTTGSTILTL, from the coding sequence ATGAGTCAGAGTCGTTCCCGCGCCGTTCACATCGACAAGAACGGCGGCCCCGAGGAGATGAAGGTCGTCGAAGTTACCGTGGGCGAACCCGGCCCGGGCGAGATCCGCATCCGCCATCATGCGGTGGGCCTGAACTTCATCGACGTCTACCAGCGCACCGGTCTGTACCCCTTCCCCATGCCCCTGCAACTGGGCATGGAGGGCGCGGGCGTGGTGGAGGCGGTGGGCGCGGGCGTGACGCACCTGAAGGCGGGTGATCGCGCGGCTTACGCCAGCAATCCGCCGGGGGCCTACTGCGACGTGCGCGTGATGCCTGCCAAGTGTGTCTGCAAGCTGCCCGACAGCATTTCCTTCGAGACCGGTGCGGCCATGATGCTCAAGGGCCTGACCGCGCAGTACTTGCTCAGGAAGACGCTGCCGGTCGAGGGTCTGCAGCGCGGCGACTTCGTGCTGTTCCACGCGGCCGCGGGCGGCGTGGGCCAGATCGCCTCTCAGTGGGCGCGCGAACTGGGCCTGCAGTTGATTGGCACGGCAGGCTCCGACGCCAAGTGCGCCTTGGCCAAGGCCAATGGCGCGGCGCACGTGATCAACTACAACACCGAGGACTTTCTCGCCCGTGTGAAGGAAATCACCGGCGGCCAGGGCGTGAAGGTGGTCTACGACAGCGTGGGCAAGGACACCTGGGACAAATCCCTGGACTGCCTGCGCCCCTTCGGTCTGATGGCGAGTTTCGGCAATTCCTCCGGTGCACCCGCGCCGTTCGCCCCGGGCATGCTGGGTCCCAAGGGCTCGATCTATGTGACGCGCCAGACGTTGTTCACGCACATCGCCACGCGCGAAAGCACCCAGGCCATGGCGGACGAGCTGTTCGCGGTTGTGGCCAGTGGCAAGGTGAAGATCAACATCGACCAGCGTTACAAGCTGGAAGACGTGCAGCAGGCGCACCGCGACCTGGAAGCCCGCAAGACCACGGGCAGCACCATCCTGACACTGTGA
- a CDS encoding flagellinolysin: protein MALTINTNMLSLTARRNLAGSDALFTTTIQRLSSGLRVNSARDDAAGLAISERFTSQIRGQQQAMRNANDAVSLLQTAEGAISNVSGGLQRIRELSIQSANATNSASDRRALQLEVSQLLAEIDRVGVSTEFNTLKVFDQFRNKMVGGGTTGDLDKDAVIEGLQSGWLENTEKMIQAAYGIAGSGNTFTIDLSVFTDGAGGTAARVTSLVGPSGPGTNITLEIDMADFVPPNLPNGGTAPFYSDRIIAHEMVHAIMATGQSWGELANDGGATWFLEGAAEFIHGADERVQADGVAATLADNISAWGGTSVDYSSAYTAVRYLHAMTGGNGVKDMLQYLQGTPGQTLDDAFAAVTSYASTAAFVADFNANKAAFISTFNFGNADTGAIGGADVDGGPSMNAEDIVNDSGSTIGTNVLSGFNEVWKEWEESSGGGTGNILRFHIGANANQTIDTAIGGMNLGALNLTDVDISDVNGANKSILRMDQALEYASRLRANLGAQMSRLEQTINNLQISAESLTASRSRIVDADFAQETAALSRAQVLQQAGTAMVAQANQIPQGVLALLR from the coding sequence GTGGCCTTGACGATCAACACCAACATGCTGTCGCTGACGGCCCGGAGGAATCTGGCCGGCAGCGACGCGTTGTTCACGACCACGATTCAGCGCCTGTCCAGCGGACTGCGCGTCAACAGCGCACGCGATGACGCGGCGGGGCTCGCCATCTCGGAGCGCTTTACCAGTCAGATTCGCGGCCAGCAGCAGGCCATGCGCAATGCCAATGACGCGGTATCGCTGCTCCAGACGGCGGAAGGCGCCATTTCCAATGTGTCGGGCGGTCTGCAGCGCATACGCGAGCTGTCGATCCAGTCCGCCAACGCCACCAATTCGGCCTCGGACCGGCGTGCCCTGCAACTGGAGGTCAGCCAGTTGCTGGCCGAAATCGACCGGGTGGGCGTCAGCACCGAGTTCAACACGCTCAAGGTGTTCGACCAGTTCCGCAACAAGATGGTCGGAGGAGGCACCACGGGGGACCTGGACAAGGACGCCGTGATCGAAGGCTTGCAAAGCGGCTGGCTGGAAAACACCGAAAAGATGATCCAGGCCGCTTATGGCATCGCGGGCAGCGGCAATACCTTCACCATCGACCTGAGCGTCTTCACCGACGGCGCGGGCGGCACCGCGGCGCGGGTCACGTCGCTCGTCGGTCCCAGCGGCCCGGGCACCAACATCACGCTGGAAATCGACATGGCGGACTTCGTGCCGCCCAACCTGCCCAACGGGGGCACGGCACCGTTCTACAGCGACCGCATCATCGCCCATGAAATGGTGCACGCCATCATGGCCACGGGGCAAAGTTGGGGCGAATTGGCCAACGATGGCGGCGCCACCTGGTTCCTGGAAGGCGCGGCCGAATTCATCCATGGCGCGGATGAACGGGTCCAGGCCGATGGCGTGGCCGCGACGCTGGCCGACAACATCTCGGCCTGGGGCGGCACGAGCGTGGACTATTCATCTGCCTACACCGCCGTGCGCTACCTGCACGCCATGACGGGCGGCAACGGCGTCAAGGACATGCTGCAATACCTGCAGGGCACTCCGGGCCAGACACTGGATGACGCGTTCGCCGCCGTCACGTCCTATGCGAGCACGGCCGCTTTCGTCGCGGACTTCAACGCCAACAAGGCGGCCTTCATCTCGACGTTCAATTTCGGTAATGCCGACACGGGCGCGATCGGGGGCGCGGACGTGGATGGTGGCCCCTCCATGAACGCCGAAGACATCGTGAACGATTCGGGCAGCACCATCGGCACCAATGTGCTGTCGGGCTTCAACGAAGTCTGGAAGGAATGGGAGGAAAGCAGCGGGGGCGGCACCGGCAACATCCTGCGCTTTCACATCGGGGCCAACGCAAATCAGACCATCGACACTGCCATCGGTGGCATGAACCTGGGCGCGCTCAATCTCACGGACGTGGACATCAGCGACGTCAACGGCGCCAACAAGTCCATCCTGCGCATGGACCAGGCGCTGGAATACGCCAGCCGCCTGCGAGCCAACCTCGGCGCCCAGATGTCGCGTCTGGAACAGACCATCAACAACCTGCAGATCTCCGCCGAAAGTCTGACGGCCAGCCGCTCGCGCATCGTCGACGCGGACTTCGCGCAGGAAACCGCCGCGTTGTCACGGGCGCAAGTGCTGCAACAGGCCGGCACCGCCATGGTGGCCCAGGCCAATCAGATTCCACAGGGTGTGCTGGCGCTGCTAAGGTAG
- a CDS encoding NUDIX hydrolase, with amino-acid sequence MTGTPTPSLLRYERAPLRPRDPLWLRIGAATPVRIGSVEAEVAQALALASFDAGWCIHAFSRPDATLATLAQTLRERGLLGVWRDELLPVHAESGGLPLGEPLGRIERAAVRALGIATRAVHLHGVSPQTPGANGVWVQLRSLNKANDPGLWDTLMGGMVSAADTLEQALARETWEEAGLRLEALQDLVHAGVLEIRKPSETLGGVGYTVERIDWYRCTVPTEVLPVNQDGEVERFELVSPDRLRTDVAAGRYTLEAALILAPDLVR; translated from the coding sequence GTGACGGGCACGCCAACCCCATCGTTGCTGCGCTACGAACGCGCGCCGTTGCGGCCGCGCGATCCCTTGTGGCTGCGCATAGGCGCGGCGACTCCGGTGCGCATCGGCTCCGTTGAGGCTGAGGTCGCGCAGGCCCTGGCCCTGGCGTCCTTCGACGCGGGCTGGTGCATCCACGCCTTCAGCCGTCCCGACGCGACCTTGGCGACTCTGGCGCAGACGCTGCGCGAGCGTGGACTGTTGGGCGTCTGGCGTGACGAACTGCTGCCGGTGCACGCGGAGTCGGGTGGCTTGCCGCTGGGCGAACCCTTGGGTCGCATCGAACGCGCTGCCGTGCGGGCGCTGGGCATTGCCACGCGAGCGGTGCATCTCCATGGCGTGTCGCCTCAGACACCAGGGGCGAATGGTGTCTGGGTGCAACTGCGGTCCTTGAACAAGGCCAATGACCCCGGCCTCTGGGACACCCTCATGGGCGGCATGGTCAGCGCGGCCGACACGCTGGAGCAGGCGCTGGCCCGTGAGACCTGGGAGGAAGCTGGCTTGCGCCTGGAGGCGCTGCAGGACCTGGTGCATGCCGGTGTGCTGGAGATTCGCAAGCCCAGCGAGACGCTTGGGGGCGTGGGCTACACCGTGGAGCGCATCGACTGGTACCGCTGCACGGTGCCGACGGAGGTCTTGCCGGTGAACCAGGATGGCGAGGTGGAGCGCTTCGAGCTCGTGTCGCCCGATCGCCTGCGCACGGACGTGGCGGCGGGGCGTTACACGCTGGAGGCGGCGTTGATCCTCGCGCCGGACCTGGTCCGCTGA